One window from the genome of Phycisphaerales bacterium encodes:
- a CDS encoding pentapeptide repeat-containing protein has protein sequence MDKNAALRVGARAGFWSSLLGRTTVAAPIAGGGLLSIYFLGAQTTLMRKQNELIEAQNKYFQQQIAQTDRRAAASEELSRLANRQTLLETLHDPAARPGVRAHAVRAMAVATMPESPIDLLGSALGSTSLSGVDLSRAQLRGCDLRDASWSGVALGLDLSDVRLAGARFDACDWSAARGRDIELAAVTFPHDVFEESLLDYDKVVLTADGFLLAESDDQVQPGTHSSRSSIRERWPMPRAGDLYKGRSGSRSIERDISSTERTISELGTLDMLSAAARIRYRAQQAGHLDGEDLLGDQVASQEHFAPLPAYFQAYMMLEDVLASFAREPYLIRYSEQATASALPGSERYFCELPEWPGVRFAIADLRGPVGSLPRWGGIRWEMSKVEAGVQWRLLADISEDLP, from the coding sequence ATGGATAAGAACGCTGCGCTGCGTGTTGGCGCTCGTGCGGGATTCTGGTCGAGTTTGCTCGGGCGCACAACGGTTGCCGCCCCGATCGCTGGCGGAGGCCTGCTTTCGATCTACTTCCTTGGGGCGCAGACCACGCTGATGCGAAAGCAAAACGAACTGATTGAGGCCCAGAACAAGTACTTCCAACAACAGATCGCCCAAACGGACCGGCGCGCCGCCGCGTCGGAGGAACTCTCGCGCCTCGCCAATCGACAGACACTGCTCGAAACACTGCACGATCCTGCGGCGAGGCCGGGCGTCCGCGCTCATGCGGTGCGAGCGATGGCGGTCGCAACGATGCCGGAGTCACCCATCGATCTTCTGGGCTCGGCCCTTGGATCCACATCGCTTTCGGGCGTCGATCTTTCACGCGCCCAGCTTCGAGGATGCGACCTGCGAGATGCATCGTGGAGCGGCGTCGCCCTCGGGCTCGACCTCAGCGATGTTCGGCTTGCGGGCGCCCGTTTCGATGCGTGCGACTGGAGCGCCGCCCGGGGCCGGGACATCGAGCTGGCCGCAGTCACGTTCCCGCATGACGTCTTCGAAGAGTCGCTGCTCGACTACGACAAGGTCGTCCTCACTGCCGACGGGTTTCTACTAGCCGAATCCGATGACCAGGTGCAACCGGGAACGCACTCCTCTCGTTCGAGCATCCGAGAACGATGGCCGATGCCGCGCGCCGGCGACTTGTACAAAGGCCGGTCCGGGAGCAGGTCTATCGAGCGAGACATCTCTTCAACCGAGAGAACCATTTCCGAGCTGGGCACACTTGATATGCTGAGTGCTGCCGCACGCATCCGATACCGGGCCCAGCAGGCCGGCCATCTTGACGGCGAAGATCTCCTCGGCGACCAGGTCGCGTCTCAAGAGCATTTTGCCCCCCTCCCTGCGTATTTCCAAGCGTATATGATGCTCGAGGATGTCCTGGCGAGTTTTGCACGGGAGCCGTATCTAATCCGTTACAGCGAGCAAGCCACGGCGTCGGCACTTCCGGGGTCGGAACGCTACTTCTGTGAATTGCCCGAGTGGCCCGGCGTCCGTTTTGCAATAGCCGACTTACGGGGCCCTGTTGGCTCGCTGCCGCGATGGGGTGGCATCCGTTGGGAGATGTCCAAAGTTGAGGCTGGTGTTCAGTGGCGGCTGCTCGCCGATATTTCTGAAGACCTGCCTTGA
- a CDS encoding heme-binding protein, with protein MPKKPVRIASFALAAVVALGLLTIVGCVRTSGGVWYFKSAAFPEGWPELTPVGEVQIREYPVYRAATVTRDDAEGGMGPMFGTLFEHIKSNDIAMTAPVDMGYAEQGPADDGAGDTGSSDAMSSMAFLYRTPDLGEPGTDGLVRIDDVEPATYASVGVRGGYSQTNFERGLGLVNAWLESQEDWRPIGPPRYLGYNGPFTPVFWRYGEVQVPVQENAAQDGAVQEPPADGDR; from the coding sequence GTGCCGAAGAAGCCCGTCCGCATCGCCTCGTTCGCCCTGGCCGCCGTCGTCGCCCTGGGCCTGCTGACGATCGTCGGCTGCGTCCGCACGAGCGGCGGCGTGTGGTACTTCAAGAGCGCCGCGTTCCCCGAGGGCTGGCCCGAGCTGACGCCCGTGGGCGAGGTGCAGATCCGCGAGTATCCGGTGTACCGGGCGGCGACGGTTACCCGCGACGATGCCGAGGGCGGCATGGGCCCGATGTTCGGCACGCTCTTCGAGCACATCAAGTCCAACGACATCGCCATGACCGCGCCCGTCGACATGGGCTATGCGGAGCAGGGGCCGGCGGACGATGGAGCGGGGGACACGGGATCATCGGACGCGATGTCGTCGATGGCCTTCCTCTACCGCACGCCCGACCTCGGCGAGCCAGGAACGGACGGCCTCGTGCGCATCGATGACGTCGAGCCGGCCACGTATGCCAGCGTCGGCGTGCGCGGCGGCTACTCGCAGACGAACTTCGAGCGCGGGCTCGGGCTCGTCAACGCCTGGCTCGAGAGCCAGGAGGACTGGCGCCCCATCGGCCCGCCGCGCTACCTGGGCTACAACGGCCCCTTCACGCCCGTCTTCTGGCGCTACGGCGAGGTGCAGGTGCCCGTGCAGGAGAACGCCGCTCAGGATGGAGCCGTTCAAGAGCCGCCCGCCGACGGCGACCGCTGA